One genomic segment of Bombyx mori chromosome W, ASM3026992v2 includes these proteins:
- the LOC134201756 gene encoding uncharacterized protein LOC134201756, whose product MTTVTEKEHVEDQRPAELFRVGVRVPPFWPEEPEIWFAQVEGQFAISGITSDTTKFNYVIGQLDHQFSKEVKDIIISPPATDKYEKLKLELIKRLSASHDKKVKQLLMHEELGERRPSQFLRHLQSLAGPTVPEEFVKTIWTSRLPRNIQTVIAAQPTSSLEVLADLADKIQDIATPAPQVAAAQAEPGSTMDAMAREIAELRKQLQNLSSQLNSQDRRSRSTQRRDRSRSMTRSVSNYRRFPECYYHFKFGSNARNCIKPCDFEPESRDSSPRRIPGKSRDPGKNSENSRGGQ is encoded by the coding sequence ATGACAACCGTAACGGAGAAAGAGCACGTAGAAGATCAGAGGCCTGCAGAGTTGTTTCGGGTCGGAGTTAGAGTGCCGCCATTTTGGCCCGAGGAGCCGGAGATATGGTTCGCGCAAGTAGAAGGACAATTCGCGATATCCGGCATTACATCAGACACCACGAAGTTCAACTACGTGATTGGACAACTTGACCATCAGTTCTCGAAGGAAGTGAAAGACATTATCATCTCACCACCAGCCACAGATAAGTACGAGAAGCTAAAGTTAGAACTTATCAAACGGCTTAGCGCTTCGCACGACAAGAAGGTGAAACAGCTGCTAATGCACGAAGAGTTAGGCGAACGAAGGCCATCACAGTTCCTTCGCCACCTACAAAGCTTAGCTGGGCCCACTGTGCCCGAAGAGTTTGTGAAGACTATCTGGACCAGCCGTCTGCCGCGCAACATCCAGACCGTGATCGCCGCTCAACCTACCTCGTCGCTAGAGGTACTTGCTGATTTGGCCGACAAGATACAAGACATCGCCACTCCTGCACCTCAAGTCGCAGCAGCTCAAGCAGAACCCGGGTCCACCATGGACGCTATGGCACGAGAAATCGCTGAGTTACGTAAACAGTTACAAAATTTATCATCGCAGTTAAACTCGCAGGACCGGCGGTCTCGCTCCACACAACGCCGTGACCGTAGCCGATCAATGACCAGGTCCGTATCCAACTACCGCAGATTCCCGGAATGTTATTATCATTTCAAATTCGGTAGCAACGCAAGAAACTGCATAAAACCATGCGACTTCGAGCCGGAATCTCGAGATAGTAGTCCAAGAAGAATCCCGGGAAAATCCCGGGATCCCGGGAAAAATTCGGAAAACTCCAGGGGTGGTCAGTAA